The following proteins are co-located in the Streptococcus downei MFe28 genome:
- a CDS encoding acetyl-CoA carboxylase biotin carboxylase subunit, with protein MFKKILIANRGEIAVRIIRAARELGVETVAIYSEADKESLHVLLADEAICVGPARSSDSYLNMNAVLSAAIVTGAEAIHPGFGFLSENSKFATMCEEMKIKFIGPSGAIMDKMGDKINARSEMIKAQVPVIPGSDGEVMTAEDALKVADEIGYPVMLKASAGGGGKGIRKVEKAEDLVPAFESASQEALAAFGNGAMYIEKVIYPARHIEVQILGDSHGNVIHLGERDCSLQRNNQKVLEESPSIAIGASLRSKMGDAAVRAAKAVGYENAGTIEFLLDETSGNFYFMEMNTRIQVEHPVTEFVTNVDLVKEQIKVANGQELSYSQDDIQITGHAIECRINAENPKFNFAPSPGKITDLYLPAGGVGLRVDSAVYHGYTIPPYYDSMIAKIIVHGENRFDALMKMQRALYELEIDGVLTNADFQLDLISDQNVIAGDYDTSFLMEKFLPAYNQED; from the coding sequence ATGTTTAAGAAAATTTTGATTGCCAATCGTGGTGAAATCGCAGTGCGTATCATTCGAGCGGCTCGTGAATTGGGTGTCGAAACGGTTGCCATCTACTCAGAAGCGGACAAGGAATCCCTCCATGTCCTTCTGGCTGATGAGGCTATCTGTGTCGGTCCTGCTCGTTCGAGCGATTCCTACCTCAATATGAATGCGGTTTTATCTGCAGCCATTGTTACAGGGGCAGAAGCGATTCACCCTGGCTTTGGTTTCCTGAGTGAAAACTCTAAGTTTGCCACCATGTGTGAAGAGATGAAGATTAAATTCATCGGCCCTTCTGGTGCTATCATGGACAAGATGGGTGATAAGATCAATGCTCGCTCGGAAATGATAAAAGCCCAAGTGCCTGTTATCCCAGGTTCTGATGGGGAAGTCATGACAGCTGAGGATGCCCTCAAGGTTGCCGATGAGATTGGTTACCCTGTCATGCTCAAGGCTTCCGCTGGTGGTGGCGGTAAAGGGATTCGTAAGGTTGAAAAAGCTGAGGACTTAGTCCCTGCCTTTGAATCTGCCTCCCAAGAAGCTCTAGCTGCCTTTGGTAATGGGGCTATGTATATCGAAAAGGTTATCTATCCAGCCCGCCATATTGAGGTACAGATTCTTGGGGATAGCCATGGTAATGTCATCCACCTGGGCGAGCGTGATTGTTCCCTGCAGCGCAATAACCAAAAGGTTCTAGAAGAAAGTCCTTCCATTGCAATTGGAGCCAGCCTGCGAAGCAAGATGGGTGATGCAGCTGTTCGGGCTGCCAAGGCCGTAGGCTATGAAAATGCTGGTACTATTGAGTTTCTCCTAGATGAGACATCTGGTAATTTCTATTTCATGGAAATGAATACCAGGATTCAGGTAGAGCATCCTGTTACCGAATTTGTTACCAATGTTGATTTGGTCAAGGAACAAATCAAGGTGGCCAATGGCCAAGAGCTGTCTTACAGTCAGGATGATATTCAAATCACGGGCCATGCTATTGAATGTCGGATTAATGCTGAAAATCCCAAATTCAACTTTGCTCCAAGTCCTGGTAAGATTACAGACCTCTACCTGCCAGCTGGTGGCGTTGGTTTACGGGTGGATTCGGCTGTCTATCATGGCTACACCATTCCGCCCTACTATGACAGTATGATTGCCAAAATCATCGTCCACGGGGAAAATCGTTTTGATGCCCTGATGAAGATGCAACGGGCTCTTTATGAATTGGAAATTGATGGGGTTCTGACCAATGCTGATTTCCAATTGGATTTGATTTCTGATCAAAATGTTATTGCTGGGGATTATGATACCTCATTCTTGATGGAGAAATTTTTGCCAGCCTATAATCAAGAAGATTAG
- the fabZ gene encoding 3-hydroxyacyl-ACP dehydratase FabZ gives MIDINKIKEALPHRYPMLLVDRVLEVSEDEIVAIKNVTINEPFFQGHFPEYPVMPGVLIMEALAQTAGVLELSKEGNQGKLVFYAGMDKVKFKKQVVPGDQLVMTAKFIKRRGSIAVVEAKAEVDGKLAASGTLTFAVGN, from the coding sequence ATGATTGATATTAATAAAATCAAGGAAGCCCTGCCTCACCGCTACCCTATGCTCTTGGTTGATCGAGTGTTAGAGGTATCTGAGGATGAGATTGTGGCCATTAAAAATGTCACCATCAACGAACCCTTCTTCCAAGGACATTTTCCTGAATATCCTGTCATGCCAGGTGTGCTAATTATGGAAGCCTTGGCTCAAACAGCCGGTGTCCTAGAGCTCTCCAAAGAAGGCAACCAAGGGAAATTGGTCTTCTATGCTGGCATGGATAAGGTCAAATTTAAAAAACAAGTGGTGCCTGGAGACCAATTGGTCATGACAGCTAAGTTTATTAAACGTCGTGGTTCGATTGCAGTTGTCGAAGCCAAGGCGGAAGTCGATGGCAAGTTGGCAGCGAGTGGAACCCTGACCTTTGCTGTTGGCAACTAA
- the accB gene encoding acetyl-CoA carboxylase biotin carboxyl carrier protein: MNISEIKDLMTQFDSSSLREFAYNNQGESLVLSKNDAQLANPAVPSAPAPQAQVASAPAAPVAPANAEPAAQESPALQAAEGQVVESPLVGVAYLAPAPDKPAFVSVGDSVKKGQTLLIIEAMKVMNEVPAPKAGVVTEILVDNEEVVEFGKGLVRIK; the protein is encoded by the coding sequence ATGAATATTTCAGAAATCAAAGACTTAATGACCCAATTCGACAGCTCCAGCCTGCGCGAATTTGCCTACAATAATCAGGGAGAAAGCCTGGTTTTGAGTAAAAATGATGCTCAACTGGCTAATCCAGCGGTGCCTTCTGCCCCAGCGCCTCAGGCCCAAGTGGCAAGTGCTCCAGCAGCTCCAGTAGCTCCAGCAAATGCGGAGCCAGCTGCACAGGAAAGTCCTGCCCTTCAAGCGGCCGAAGGCCAAGTGGTCGAAAGTCCCTTAGTTGGGGTTGCCTACCTAGCCCCAGCACCTGATAAACCAGCCTTCGTTTCCGTTGGTGATAGTGTCAAGAAGGGGCAAACCCTCTTGATTATTGAAGCCATGAAGGTTATGAATGAAGTCCCAGCCCCTAAGGCTGGTGTTGTGACTGAGATTCTGGTTGATAATGAAGAAGTGGTTGAATTTGGAAAGGGTCTGGTGCGCATCAAATGA
- the fabF gene encoding beta-ketoacyl-ACP synthase II produces MTFNRVVVTGYGVTSPIGNTPEEFWNSLEKGKIGIKPITKFDASEIPVHNAGEIQDFPFDKYFVKKDKNRMDNYSLFAMYAALDALENADLDMEKVDRDRTGVIVSSGIGGLQELQDQIIRMHERGMKRIQPMFIPKALSNMAAGNIALKIGAQGVCKSITTACASANDAIGEAFREIKYGLHDVVLAGGAEASITKIGIGGFNALTALSTTEDPARSAIPFDKDRNGFVMGEGAGVLVVESLEHAQARGANILAEIVGYGSNCDAYHMTTPTPDGSGAAKAMKLALKEAEIEPNQVGYVNAHGTSTQANEKGESKAIVSVLGKEVPVSSTKSFTGHLLGAAGAVEAIATIEAIRHSFLPMTAGTKELSEDIECDVIVGQGRQADVDYALSNTFGFGGHNAVLAFKRWEA; encoded by the coding sequence ATGACTTTTAATCGTGTTGTTGTTACAGGATATGGTGTTACTTCACCAATTGGAAATACACCAGAAGAATTCTGGAATAGCCTAGAAAAGGGTAAGATTGGCATTAAACCCATTACAAAGTTTGATGCTTCCGAAATCCCGGTGCACAATGCTGGTGAAATCCAAGATTTTCCCTTTGACAAGTACTTTGTTAAAAAAGATAAGAACCGGATGGATAACTATTCCCTCTTTGCCATGTATGCGGCCCTAGATGCCCTTGAAAATGCAGACTTGGACATGGAAAAGGTGGATCGTGATCGTACTGGAGTTATCGTATCGTCTGGTATTGGTGGTCTGCAAGAATTGCAGGACCAAATTATCCGCATGCACGAACGTGGTATGAAACGGATTCAACCCATGTTCATTCCTAAGGCCCTTTCTAATATGGCGGCAGGTAATATTGCCCTCAAGATTGGTGCCCAAGGGGTATGTAAGTCTATTACAACAGCCTGTGCATCAGCTAATGACGCTATCGGTGAAGCCTTCCGAGAAATCAAATACGGCCTCCACGATGTTGTCCTGGCAGGTGGTGCTGAAGCTTCCATTACTAAGATTGGTATTGGTGGTTTCAATGCCTTGACTGCCCTCTCAACAACTGAAGATCCTGCGCGCTCAGCTATTCCATTTGACAAGGATCGCAATGGTTTCGTCATGGGTGAAGGTGCTGGTGTCTTGGTTGTCGAAAGTTTAGAACACGCCCAAGCACGTGGGGCTAATATCTTGGCTGAAATCGTCGGTTACGGTAGCAACTGTGATGCCTACCACATGACAACACCAACTCCTGATGGTTCAGGGGCTGCTAAGGCTATGAAGTTGGCCTTGAAGGAAGCAGAGATTGAGCCCAACCAAGTTGGTTATGTCAACGCCCATGGTACTTCAACCCAAGCCAATGAAAAGGGTGAAAGTAAAGCCATCGTTTCTGTTCTTGGTAAGGAAGTTCCTGTTTCATCTACGAAATCCTTTACCGGTCACTTGCTGGGTGCTGCTGGTGCTGTGGAAGCTATCGCTACTATTGAAGCTATCCGCCACAGCTTCTTGCCAATGACAGCAGGAACCAAGGAATTGTCCGAAGACATCGAATGTGATGTTATCGTGGGGCAAGGTCGTCAAGCTGATGTAGATTATGCCCTATCCAATACCTTTGGATTTGGTGGACACAATGCCGTTCTTGCCTTCAAACGTTGGGAGGCTTAG
- the fabG gene encoding 3-oxoacyl-[acyl-carrier-protein] reductase gives MELSKKNVFITGSTRGIGLAVAHQFASQGANIVLNGRSAISDELLAQFSDYDVKVVAISGDVSDSADTKRMIAEATEALGSVDVLINNAGITNDKLMLKMTQEDFEKVLKINLTGAFNMTQAVLKAMSKARQGAIINMSSVVGLMGNVGQANYAASKAGLLGLTKSVAREVAGRNVRVNAIAPGFIASDMTDAIPEKAKQAMIAQVPMKRIGQAEEVAQVAIFLASQEYLTGQVLAIDGGMTMQG, from the coding sequence ATGGAATTAAGCAAGAAAAATGTCTTTATTACTGGTTCTACCCGAGGGATTGGTCTAGCTGTTGCCCACCAGTTTGCTAGCCAAGGTGCTAATATCGTCCTCAACGGTCGCTCCGCAATTTCTGATGAACTCCTAGCCCAATTTTCTGACTATGATGTTAAGGTTGTAGCTATTTCTGGAGATGTCTCTGACTCTGCAGATACCAAGCGGATGATTGCTGAAGCTACTGAGGCTCTGGGGTCAGTTGATGTCCTCATTAACAATGCTGGCATCACTAACGACAAGCTCATGCTCAAGATGACACAAGAGGATTTTGAGAAGGTGCTCAAGATTAATTTGACGGGGGCCTTCAATATGACTCAAGCTGTGCTCAAGGCTATGAGCAAGGCTCGCCAGGGGGCTATCATCAATATGTCATCGGTTGTTGGTCTCATGGGGAATGTTGGTCAGGCCAACTATGCCGCTTCAAAGGCTGGCTTGCTGGGCTTGACCAAGTCTGTTGCCCGAGAAGTTGCTGGACGTAATGTTCGAGTGAATGCCATTGCCCCAGGCTTTATCGCATCAGATATGACGGATGCCATCCCTGAAAAGGCCAAACAAGCCATGATTGCCCAGGTGCCTATGAAGAGAATTGGTCAAGCTGAGGAAGTTGCCCAGGTTGCCATCTTCCTTGCTAGTCAGGAATACCTTACCGGTCAAGTCCTCGCCATTGATGGCGGCATGACCATGCAAGGTTAA
- the fabD gene encoding ACP S-malonyltransferase, giving the protein MTKTAFLFAGQGAQKLGMARDLYDNYPVVKETFDKASQILGYDLRELIDHDEEKLNQTRYTQPAILTTSVAIYRLLKEKGLEPDAVAGLSLGEYSALVAAGALSFEDAVALVAKRGQFMETAAPAGTGKMVAVMNTPVDVIEEACQKAQDKGYVGPANYNTPAQIVIGGHVAAVDAALENLKEAGAKRLIPLKVSGPFHTALLEPASRQLAEELAKVSFSDFKIPLVGNTEAKVMKEADIKSLLARQVMEPIRFYESMATMKDLGVTSYIEIGPGKVLSGFMKKIDKTAELAHVEDLASLQALLEK; this is encoded by the coding sequence GTGACAAAGACAGCCTTTTTATTTGCTGGTCAAGGTGCTCAGAAGCTTGGTATGGCTAGAGACCTCTATGATAACTACCCTGTGGTCAAGGAAACCTTTGATAAGGCCAGTCAAATTCTTGGTTATGACCTGAGAGAGCTCATCGACCATGATGAGGAAAAGCTCAATCAAACTCGCTATACACAACCGGCTATCCTGACAACCTCAGTTGCTATCTACCGTCTCTTAAAAGAAAAGGGCCTTGAGCCTGATGCTGTGGCTGGACTTTCTCTGGGAGAATATTCTGCTTTAGTAGCAGCAGGTGCCCTCTCTTTTGAGGATGCTGTTGCCCTAGTGGCCAAGCGTGGTCAATTCATGGAAACAGCTGCCCCTGCTGGAACAGGAAAAATGGTTGCAGTCATGAATACGCCTGTAGATGTTATTGAGGAAGCCTGCCAAAAGGCTCAAGATAAGGGCTATGTTGGTCCAGCTAACTACAATACACCAGCTCAAATCGTTATTGGTGGCCATGTAGCAGCAGTTGATGCCGCCCTTGAAAACCTCAAGGAAGCTGGTGCAAAACGTTTGATTCCCCTCAAGGTTTCAGGCCCTTTCCACACGGCCCTCTTGGAGCCTGCTAGTCGTCAATTGGCTGAGGAATTGGCCAAGGTTTCATTCTCAGACTTCAAGATTCCTTTGGTTGGAAATACCGAAGCCAAGGTTATGAAAGAGGCAGATATCAAGTCTCTCTTGGCGCGGCAGGTTATGGAGCCGATACGTTTTTATGAATCCATGGCAACCATGAAAGACCTAGGGGTGACCTCTTACATTGAGATTGGTCCAGGTAAAGTCCTGTCAGGCTTTATGAAGAAGATTGATAAGACGGCAGAACTAGCTCATGTTGAAGATTTAGCGAGTCTCCAAGCTCTGCTAGAAAAATAG
- the fabK gene encoding enoyl-[acyl-carrier-protein] reductase FabK, translating into MKTRITELLNIKYPIFQGGMAWVADGDLAGAVSNAGGLGIIGGGNAPKEVVKANIDKVKSITDKPFGVNIMLLSPFADDIVDLVIEEGVKVVTTGAGNPGKYMERLHEAGITVIPVVPSVALAKRMEKLGADAVIAEGMEAGGHIGKLTTMTLVRQVVDAIDIPVVGAGGVADGNGAAAVFMLGAEAIQVGTRFVVAKESNAHQNFKDKLLKAKDIDTVVSANVVGHPVRAIKNKLSSAYAQAEKDYLTGKLKKEEIEELGAGALRNAVVDGDVQNGSVMAGQIAGLVRKEETCQEILEDLYYGAAKVIKDQAARWADVSED; encoded by the coding sequence ATGAAAACTCGGATTACAGAATTATTGAACATTAAATACCCTATTTTCCAAGGGGGTATGGCATGGGTTGCAGACGGCGATTTGGCTGGTGCAGTTTCAAATGCTGGAGGCCTTGGAATCATTGGTGGTGGTAACGCCCCTAAAGAAGTTGTCAAAGCTAATATTGACAAGGTGAAATCTATAACTGACAAGCCTTTCGGTGTCAACATCATGCTTTTGTCTCCTTTTGCTGATGATATTGTTGACTTGGTTATCGAAGAAGGTGTCAAAGTTGTCACAACTGGTGCAGGAAACCCAGGTAAATATATGGAACGTCTGCATGAGGCTGGTATCACCGTTATTCCCGTTGTTCCAAGTGTAGCCTTGGCTAAGCGGATGGAAAAGCTTGGTGCCGATGCGGTCATCGCTGAAGGTATGGAAGCTGGTGGCCACATCGGTAAATTGACCACCATGACCTTGGTTCGCCAAGTGGTTGATGCCATTGATATTCCAGTCGTTGGTGCTGGTGGTGTGGCTGATGGTAATGGTGCTGCAGCTGTCTTTATGCTGGGTGCTGAGGCTATCCAAGTTGGGACTCGCTTTGTTGTCGCTAAGGAGTCTAATGCTCACCAAAATTTCAAGGACAAATTGCTTAAGGCTAAGGATATTGACACGGTCGTATCTGCTAATGTCGTTGGTCACCCTGTTCGTGCCATCAAGAATAAATTGTCTTCTGCCTATGCCCAAGCTGAGAAGGATTACTTGACTGGCAAGCTGAAAAAAGAAGAAATTGAAGAGCTAGGTGCTGGTGCCCTCCGCAACGCTGTTGTTGACGGTGATGTTCAAAACGGTTCAGTAATGGCTGGTCAAATCGCAGGTCTGGTCCGTAAGGAAGAAACCTGTCAAGAAATCTTGGAAGACCTTTACTATGGAGCTGCCAAGGTTATCAAGGACCAAGCTGCACGCTGGGCAGACGTTTCAGAAGACTAA
- a CDS encoding acyl carrier protein, with translation MAVFDKVQEIIVEELGKEPEEVQLTTTFDELDADSLDVFQVISEIEDAFDIQIETEDGLNTVGDLVTYVEEKTK, from the coding sequence ATGGCAGTATTTGATAAAGTACAAGAAATCATCGTTGAAGAACTTGGTAAAGAACCAGAAGAAGTTCAATTGACCACAACCTTTGACGAACTTGATGCTGACTCACTTGATGTCTTCCAAGTTATTTCGGAAATCGAAGATGCATTTGACATCCAAATCGAAACTGAAGATGGTTTGAATACTGTTGGTGACTTGGTTACCTACGTTGAAGAAAAAACTAAATAA
- a CDS encoding beta-ketoacyl-ACP synthase III, which translates to MAFAKISQTAYYVPEQIVTNDDLSKIMDTSDEWISSRTGIKERHISRDQDTSDLATRVAQQLLEKSASQPEDLDFIIVATISPDSMMPSTAARVQANIGASKAFTYDLTAACSGFIFALATAEKFIKSGLYQKGLVIGAEVLSKTIDWTDRRTAVLFGDGAGGVLLEAAQEEHFLAESLHSDGSRGQSLTSSQCGLASPYSDKTENHPFLAMDGRAIFDFAIRDVSKSIKTLMEEGQFSEQDLDYVLLHQANIRILDKMAKKIGIDRDKFLANMMHYGNTSAASVPILLAESVENGIIKFDGSQTLLLSGFGGGLTWGSLIVKI; encoded by the coding sequence ATGGCTTTTGCAAAAATTAGTCAAACAGCCTACTATGTTCCCGAGCAAATCGTCACCAATGATGATTTGTCCAAGATTATGGATACCAGTGACGAATGGATTTCCAGTCGGACTGGGATTAAGGAAAGACACATCAGTCGCGACCAAGATACTAGTGATTTGGCCACTCGAGTTGCTCAACAACTGTTAGAAAAATCTGCTAGCCAGCCTGAAGACCTAGACTTCATTATTGTTGCCACTATCTCACCCGATTCTATGATGCCTTCAACGGCGGCCCGTGTTCAGGCTAATATTGGAGCCAGCAAGGCCTTCACCTACGACTTGACAGCAGCTTGTTCAGGCTTTATTTTTGCCCTGGCTACAGCCGAAAAGTTCATCAAATCGGGTCTTTACCAGAAAGGTCTGGTTATCGGGGCGGAAGTTCTATCCAAGACCATTGACTGGACTGACCGCAGGACGGCTGTCCTCTTTGGTGATGGGGCTGGTGGCGTCCTCTTAGAGGCCGCACAAGAGGAGCACTTCTTGGCAGAGTCGCTTCATAGTGATGGTAGTCGGGGGCAGAGCCTGACCTCTAGTCAATGTGGCCTTGCCTCACCTTACTCAGATAAGACTGAGAATCATCCCTTCCTAGCCATGGATGGTCGGGCCATCTTTGATTTTGCGATTAGGGACGTCTCCAAAAGCATCAAGACCTTGATGGAGGAAGGCCAGTTTAGTGAGCAGGACTTGGATTATGTCTTGCTTCATCAGGCCAATATCCGGATTCTGGATAAGATGGCCAAGAAGATTGGCATTGATCGCGATAAATTCCTGGCCAATATGATGCACTATGGTAATACCAGTGCGGCCAGCGTGCCTATTTTACTAGCAGAGTCGGTAGAAAATGGTATAATTAAATTTGACGGTTCTCAGACCTTACTCCTATCAGGATTTGGTGGGGGATTGACATGGGGCAGTCTAATTGTTAAAATCTAG
- a CDS encoding MarR family winged helix-turn-helix transcriptional regulator: MDYKLVNEYLTKVFNNVLVIEEMSLKNSRFNDVSMKEMHTVDIIGHIPDATPSDIARELMVTLGTVTTSLNKLEKKGYVERHRSKIDRRVVHLSLTKKGRLIYRLHNRFHKNMVTRITEGMDEMEVKTLETGLHKLYQFLEELK, translated from the coding sequence GTGGATTACAAACTAGTTAATGAATACCTAACTAAAGTCTTCAACAATGTCTTAGTGATTGAAGAAATGAGTTTGAAAAATAGTCGCTTTAATGATGTGTCCATGAAGGAAATGCATACCGTTGATATTATCGGTCATATTCCTGATGCGACACCGAGCGACATTGCAAGAGAGTTGATGGTCACCCTTGGGACCGTCACGACCAGTTTAAATAAATTAGAAAAAAAGGGTTATGTTGAGCGCCATCGCTCAAAAATTGACCGTCGGGTGGTCCATCTGAGTTTGACTAAGAAGGGACGCCTTATTTATCGTTTACATAACCGTTTCCATAAAAATATGGTGACGAGAATCACAGAAGGAATGGATGAGATGGAGGTTAAGACCCTAGAAACTGGATTGCACAAGCTCTATCAATTCCTTGAGGAGTTAAAATAA
- a CDS encoding enoyl-CoA hydratase, translating into MNFSTILYSVEDGVATLTLNRPEVSNGFNIPICEEIIEAISQAEKDESVRILLINANGKVFSVGGDLDQMQKAVDADDVQSLVRIAELVNTISFMIKRLPKPVIMSVDGPVAGAAFNMVLAADFTIASEKAKFIQAFVGVGLAPDAGGLFLLTRSIGINRATQITMTGEAVNAEKALEWGFVYRLADSEKLERDTDRLIKRLKRSSPNSFKAIKEMVWKSDFAGWEEYADLELALQKSLAFTEDFKEGVNAFSAKRRPKFIGK; encoded by the coding sequence ATGAATTTCTCAACCATTCTTTATAGTGTCGAAGATGGTGTCGCAACTCTAACCCTTAACCGTCCTGAGGTTTCGAATGGTTTTAATATCCCCATTTGTGAAGAAATTATCGAGGCCATTAGCCAGGCCGAAAAAGATGAGAGTGTGCGTATTCTCCTCATCAATGCTAATGGTAAGGTCTTCTCTGTTGGAGGGGATTTGGACCAAATGCAAAAGGCTGTCGATGCTGATGATGTCCAATCCCTAGTGAGAATTGCTGAATTGGTCAATACCATTTCCTTTATGATTAAGCGCCTGCCCAAGCCTGTTATCATGAGTGTTGATGGTCCGGTGGCAGGAGCAGCCTTCAATATGGTTTTGGCGGCAGATTTCACTATCGCTTCTGAAAAAGCAAAATTTATCCAGGCCTTTGTCGGGGTTGGCTTGGCACCAGACGCAGGTGGACTCTTCCTCTTGACACGTTCAATCGGTATCAACCGGGCTACCCAAATCACCATGACTGGAGAAGCCGTTAATGCGGAAAAAGCCTTGGAATGGGGCTTTGTCTACCGCTTGGCAGACTCAGAAAAATTAGAGCGTGATACCGATCGCCTCATCAAACGCCTCAAACGAAGCTCCCCTAATTCCTTTAAGGCTATCAAGGAAATGGTCTGGAAGAGTGATTTTGCTGGCTGGGAAGAGTATGCCGATTTGGAATTAGCCCTGCAAAAATCTCTAGCCTTTACCGAAGACTTCAAGGAAGGGGTCAATGCCTTCAGCGCCAAACGCCGACCAAAATTCATAGGGAAATAA
- a CDS encoding HAD family hydrolase, which yields MKQAVIFDMDGVLFDTEEFYYSRRKTFLAGRGISIDHLPPSFFIGGNMKQVWQKILGSDYDKWDVAQLQADYIAYKLANPLPYQEVIFGDVCPTLDRLSQEGFKIGLASSSTKADILKALSDTDLTHYFDVILSGQEFPESKPDPAIYNKAAELLGFAKEELLVIEDSEKGIAAAVAAGIEVWAIKDERYGLNQTAADRLIASLSQGLDILFEN from the coding sequence ATGAAGCAAGCAGTTATTTTTGATATGGATGGTGTCCTCTTTGACACCGAGGAATTTTATTACAGCCGTCGCAAGACTTTCTTGGCTGGCCGGGGCATTTCCATTGACCATCTCCCACCGAGTTTTTTTATCGGAGGCAATATGAAGCAGGTCTGGCAAAAGATTCTGGGTTCCGATTATGACAAGTGGGATGTCGCCCAACTCCAGGCTGATTATATCGCCTACAAACTGGCTAACCCCCTGCCCTATCAGGAGGTTATCTTTGGTGATGTCTGCCCAACCCTTGATAGGCTCAGTCAGGAGGGTTTCAAAATTGGTTTAGCTTCAAGCTCGACCAAGGCTGATATTCTTAAGGCTTTGTCCGACACAGACCTAACCCACTATTTTGATGTTATCCTCTCTGGTCAAGAATTTCCAGAGAGCAAGCCCGACCCAGCCATCTATAATAAGGCGGCAGAGCTCTTAGGCTTTGCCAAGGAAGAACTTCTGGTCATTGAAGACAGTGAGAAGGGAATCGCAGCGGCAGTCGCTGCTGGTATTGAGGTCTGGGCTATAAAGGATGAGCGCTATGGCCTTAACCAAACCGCTGCAGACCGTCTGATTGCCAGCCTTAGTCAGGGTCTGGACATTTTGTTTGAAAACTAG